In Tumebacillus amylolyticus, the genomic stretch CGGTTGGAGGGAATGGGGGAATCGCTCGGGCTGTCGAAGGACGCGGAGCTCGTGGCGGGTGAGGTCGTTTGCCTCGTCGATGACGTCTACACAACAGGATCAACGGCCAACGCCTGCGCTAAAAAACTGCATGAGGCCGGGGCGAGGGCGGTGTACGTGTTGACGTTGGCGAGGTAGAGGCTTTAGACTGTATTTGTTAACGTGTATCGCTTGTTTGGTTAACAATCCGAAATGAGGAATGCATAGATGGCGTCTCCTGAGGTGTTGCGTATCTTGGCGCATCGAGCGCCTTTTTTGTTCGTGGACGAGGTGGTGGAGTTGGTGCCGGGGGAGTTGGCGCGGGCGATTTCGCATGTGCCAAGCGTTGACTTGCAGGCGCTCGGAGCGGGGCAGTTGAAAAACGTGCCGCTCTGGTACGCGGCTGAATTTCTCGCGCAGACGGGAGCTTTGGCGGTGCTCGCCGGAGTTCCGGAGGGGGAAAAAACGCTGATGACCGGACTCGACTCCTTCACCCTGTTGGGGGAGGGAAGCGTAGTCGAACCCCTGTCCGCCGAAGTCACCCTGCTCGGTGAAAAACGCGGCATCGGCAAACGCCAGGGCACCGTCTGGCAAGGCACGCGCAAAATCGCAGAAGGGGTGGTGTGGTATGCGCGAATTCGGAGTTGAGGGACCGCGCGTGCCGGAGCGACCTCGTCGTGTGGCGCTGATCACCGGGGCATCCGGCGCGATTGGCGGTGCCGTTGCAGAACGGCTCGCACAGCGTGGCGAAGACGTTTTTCTCGCATATCGGTCGCATCGGGAACTCGCGGAGCAAAGAGCTGCGTATCTTCGCGAAACGTACGCGATTCAAGCGGAAGCACTCCCGCTCGACCTGTTGGATCGGGATGCCACACACCTCGCCGTCCGACGCATCCTCGACTCGCGGGGACGACTCGACATCCTCGTCCACTGCGCGGGGATGGCGCGTGACAAACTTTTGATTCAAACCAAGGACTCCGACTTCGACGAGTCGTTGCATCTGCACACGACTGCGATGTTTCGTCTCTTGCAAGCCTGCCTCCCGACGATGCGAAACCATCGCTTTGGACGCATCGTTGCGCTGACCTCCTATGCCGCCCTGCACGGTCGGGCGGGACAATCGGCGTATGCGGCGAGCAAAGCGGCGCTGATCGGACTGGTCAAGTCTGCCGCTCTCGAAGAACTTCCATACGGCATCACGATCAACGCCGTCGCGCCGTCCGTCACAGAATCGGCGATGACGAATGCACTCACAGATTCCGAACAAGCCTCCTTGCTCGCTCAAATTCCGCTGCAACGCATGCAGACACCGGAGGAAGCGTCGGCGCTGGTCGAATGGCTGACCACAGACTCTGCGGCGACGCTCAGCGGGCAAGTTTTTGCAGCCGACAATCGAATGTACAGGTGGTAGAGCACGATGAAATCAACCTCAACTCGACGCGTCGTCGTCACCGGAATCGGCGCCGTCACGCCGTTTGGCGTGGGGGTGCCGCTTTTTGCCGAGGCATTGCGCGCGGGCCGAAGCGGTATCCAAACCTTGACGCAACTGGATACGTCCCTCCTGCGCACGAAGGGCGGCGGCGAAGTGCCGCTTTTTTCACACGGGGCTCAGTTGCGCTCCGTTCATTTTGCGAGCTTGGCGTTTCAGGAGGCGTGGAACCAAGCGAACCTGCAAGGCCGGGTCGATCCAACCCGTCTCGGCGTGCTCCTCGGGACGTCGCGCGGCGCGATTCGCGAATGGGAACTCGCCCACACGTTGCGGGAAAAAAGGAACCCGACCGCCAGCGGGTTCCTTTTTCCTAACGGCGAGGTCCCCGAGCTCTCTGCGCTTTTCTCGCAGTTGATCCCTTGCTTCGGCTCGTCTCCGCTCGGGCACTCACTCGCCAAACTAAGCGGTGCAGCCGGGCCGATTGGTACGATCTCGGCCGCCTGTACGTCGGGAACGATTGCCATCGGCGAGGCCGTGCAATGGATTCGCGAGGGTCGTTGCGACGCGGTGATCACAGGCGGAGCGGAGGCTCCGTTCACTCCGACT encodes the following:
- a CDS encoding SDR family oxidoreductase codes for the protein MREFGVEGPRVPERPRRVALITGASGAIGGAVAERLAQRGEDVFLAYRSHRELAEQRAAYLRETYAIQAEALPLDLLDRDATHLAVRRILDSRGRLDILVHCAGMARDKLLIQTKDSDFDESLHLHTTAMFRLLQACLPTMRNHRFGRIVALTSYAALHGRAGQSAYAASKAALIGLVKSAALEELPYGITINAVAPSVTESAMTNALTDSEQASLLAQIPLQRMQTPEEASALVEWLTTDSAATLSGQVFAADNRMYRW